TAGATGACATTTATCCTCATATATCAGTGAGTTGTTGACGGTTTGACACAACACTGCTCTCCCATAGCATACCACTAGAGGGtagaaaaactacaaataccAAATCTAACCTCCCAAAGCTGCTTGTCAACACCATTGAGGTGTAAAAGAATGGTCAACGCCCTGCTCATTTTTAAGTCACAGGACACCcgatacaagcatttcgctacacccacaatagcatctgctaaacacgtgtatgtgaccaatgaaatttgatttgaggATGTTAATGGAGCCTGGGGCATCCTTATAAATCCAAAACGTCCATATCGACTGAACATCTTCATCTTGTTTTGTACTACACTCTCGTGGAAGCGTTGAACAGAGTAGCTGATTTGGTTCTGGGAGCAGAGATTCATCTTGGACCGACAGACAATACAGCTGTGCTGGATAATGATGATGTCATAATTATAGGATGATGAGAATGTAATGGATCCCCCGGATCCCACGGAAGCCTCCATTTCCTCCTCATAACAGCTtgtcccagatcagtttgggcTGTATAGCCAACTGGTATGACCATAGGGCTTAGCTATAGAGCAGATCTGGGAACAGGGTATCCTCCCACACACTGGTCATTTTCATTAGCAAGAAAACAACAGTTTCTCATTAGATAGGTTCAGGAAGTCACTCCCTCCCTGGTATGCTATGGGAGAGCAGGGTATCGtcagacagggccacagtgtcccacGATGTGCGGGGGAGTTAGGGTCAgcctgtcctatctggtgtatttctcctgtcttatctggtgtcctgtgtgatcttAAGTATGCTTCCTAGAATTCTCCcatctcttttcccctctctctcttcccctcccctcccgaaggacctgagccctaggaccagacCATGCCTCAGCACTACCTGGCCTGAGGACTCCTGATTGTCCCCTCcctagtccacctggtcatgttgctgatccagtttctgctgttctgcctgaggctatggaactctgacctgttcagCGGACGTGATACCTTATCTTAGATCTGCTGttttgaccctctctctctctctctcgctctgtactGCACCTCCTatcttgacctctgaatgctcagctatgaaaagccaactgaaatttactcctgagatgttgacctgttgcaccctctataaccactgtgaatATTATTTGACGATGCTGGTCATCTATTAAACTTTTACAACAtattgaagaacaatctggctaTAATGGCCATgcactcttataatctccacctggcacagccagaagaagactggtcacccctcagagcctggtttccctctaggttcctgcctttcaagtgagtttttcctagccaccgggcTCCTACATCTGCGTTGCTTGCTCTtcggggttttaagctgggtttctgtataatcactttgtgacatctgctgatgcaAAAAGGGTTTTCTAGAAGGAAAATATGACCGAAAAACACATGATTTcacgtgtttttggaacactgcACGTGATCACGTTTTCACGTGTAGTTtcatgttgtcacatgttatcacattGACTTCACATAAGATCACATGATAAcatgaaaacgtgtttttggaaTACCTCACATGTTAAATTCATCTGTTTTTCCCCCATAAGGGCTGTGTTAGTCTGTTTTTTCTGTTTGGTGCCAAATGAACATGGCCCAGGGAACCTTCACATGTGAAATTAATTTGTTTTTTCCCCCATAAGGTCCGTTTTagtctgttttcttccgtttggtgcctaatgaacatggccCAGGGAACCAGGGCGCCAGGAAAGCATATATCCTCCTTCCTAGCTCCCTACCCTACAGCCCAAATCCTGCAGCTGTTGTCTCCGAGGCCTGTTGGACTGCTGGTCTGGCAGGACTGACGTGTGTGGGTGGAAGGATGGATGTCTCTGGCCATCTTTCACTCTCTAGTATTTGTCTTTCTTTCTGCTTTCTTTTGATCTCCCTTTCTctgtatttccctctctccctccaactcgGCTCCTGTCTCTCTACCAACATGATAGCAACACGTCTATATATAGACTATAGAAAATAACCAGACTGGAACCAATAACCAAACTGGAAAATAACCAGGGCTTCGACTGACAGAGCTAGCTTCCCAATCCCCCTATATGCGttggctgtggtagccatgttggttttGTTGCCCAGTGATAGTTTTATTGTTTTGAGTAAAAGGACTGGCTGCTGGCATTCCCCTCACCCTGCCTGGCTTTGCATTGCTGGGTTGAAACGTACATATATCACATAATTAATGAGAAACTGGGTTGTTGTCTGGACGGCAGCAGTGCACATGTCACTGACCGGGCCCTCCCTGTCTTTCCTGCAagactccaacacacacaccgtATCCAGTCGTCTCATTCGTCAATGTCTAGCCCCCCTGTCCACCCTCCTGCCTATGCCTGTTTTCACCTCTcccagggagaaagggagagagacagggattgGAGGacggagggagaaggggagggcccacaggagagggagggggaggagggaaatgAGAGTTGCGAGGCAAAGGACTGGTCACATGACCAACAGCCAGAGCTCTGTTTAcaaaccaaagagagagagagagagagagagagagagagagagagagagagagagagagagagagagacccttgtattgaattgagagaggcagaggcagaaatATAggaacagcagcagcaatagcagAAGCAGCAGAGGAAGATCGAGGCAGATTTCTAGACCACCATTATGGATTGAGACGAAGAGGGAACCCTGCCATCATGACCAGGCCAGCTGGAGGTGggagactgtctttgtctcaacATTTTCCCCAATCGAAGCAGCAGATGGTTAGAGGGAGAGTAGGAACTTCCCCCtcctaaatacacacacacacacacacactagcaaaATATTCTAGCTAGAAGACTGTTCTTTGTTTGTGTTTTGGGGGAATCATGTTTTTCCTGCTGTGAAGAGTAAGCTCTACCCCCCTAGTAGATCAGAGCCCTGAAGGAGTAGAGGAAGAGTAGGAGAAGAGAGGGCAGACAGAGGGGATAAGGCTTGTGAAAATCCCTCTGTTCAGAAGGATTTGGAGGGGGACAAAGCAGGGACTAATACCTCCCACACTGGAATAAGAGCAAGGACTCGTTTGGAATGGTTTTCTGTCACTGATGAACTGGACAGTTGTTGTTTACCGAATTGCAatttatggggctgtttttctccTGAATGCAAGTTGTTTTGATTGGGAGGAAAGGAAGTGTGTGTTGTTTTGATCCGTGTCGAGAGAAGATTTCACCAGTGGACATTGACATGAGGTAAGAGCCATGTGACTAAACTGATTTCTTCGTCTCTCTCTGACAGTCATCACTTGGACGTCATCGTCAACgttgagagaggagaaggagcacACATGAGGACTGCAGCACTCCCAATCCCACATCTCCCAATCCTAACCCTCGGGAGCTAATCCAGATTTGGGAATGTCGCGCATAGATTGCTGAGTGGACAAAACCGCACAGCCAGAATCTGTACACTCTTCTTCTCGAATTCTGATCATCTTCATGGTTTTGTTTGTGGACGATCCACCACGACCTCAAACCACCCCAGCGACTCATTTGTCTTCTTTTAGCCCCAGTTTAGAGACTGATTTTGGGCTTCCGGGCATCGGGGTAACCTGGTAGTTTGGCCCTCACACAGGTCCAGCCTTCTCCTGACAGGGCCTGGATTTACTGCTGCAGTCCTGGGAGTCAGGTTTCATGCAACCATTCCAATGGTGTAACGGTAAGTGTTTTTCCTCAACCTTCTGCCAAGTCAATGTAATGCAGTCTGTAGCTTACACATCCTGTGTGTTCCACTAtaactctcccccctcccttcaaCTCTTTACTTACTGCTAACAGGGCTTCTGTAATTGATATGCTTGAGAAATGAGAAATGACGAAGTTGCTTGTGGGTTCAGTTGGGTTTGTCGACAGGGCGAAATGGAACTCAAAAGAATGATATTTTCCAGGGTCGTGTTTagttagttatatatatatatatatatatataggctacaTAGCAACCATCGTGTAACTGTAACTAACGGTACGACTAGAGGTTGTTTAGCTATTCAATACCTAGCCGGTCTCTGCATATGGTCCATTCTACATCTGAGAAAATAAACTGTCTATGTAACCATGTTTCAATtctaagaccccccccccccttactcccattcccccctcccttTACCCCAATGTCAAattaatgaccccccccccccccccactgtgctCAAGCTGTACCCGTTCTATCACTCCAATTGAAGTGACACGGCCGTTAAAACAGACTGGcaaagagaggggggtgagggggcATCTCGTCCGTGGTGAGGCAAATTCACAAGAACAGAACACATGGGGCATATGGGTGGAAGTGATGCTTCCTGGTTACCATTGTCTTGCCAAATGGTGCCTCAGTCCCTagagtgttgtgtgtctgttcaTGAAAAGGCTAGCTAAAGCCCCCAACCAACCCCCacccatgacacacacacacacacacaacccatagACCAGCCACCTAGTCTGTGAAGGGGAGTCTGTGGAACAGATGGCCCACCGACGGAAGTGGAGCCACCGTACTCCATGTTGGTTTAGTTCACTGCCAATTACGTGCCTCGGCTCCAGTCAGAGCTGAGCAATACAGAGCAGTACGGGTGGGATGGGAGCCAAATACCAGGCAGTcacttccccctccctccccaccaaaTATTGACCTTGTGGTTTGGATTGTCAATACAAGGCTTACTAGGCTTTCTAACATGAAGCCCTAGATAGTAAAACACATGTCGGTGGCTCTGGTGTCCTACATGGAGGGTATAATGGAGATGTCTAAGGGAGGAATACCATACAATAAGCAACGCAGTTATAACGAGAGCCCTATATTTAGACTGAAATATATTAGTCCAAATCTAAATATGTCTCTAGTTATAACACCTACGTGAGAAGTGAATCAGCGAGAGATTCTGTGTTCCAttttagtgtctctctctcctgttttaaAGGTGTGTAAACAAGAAGCTGTGAGCCGTTTGCATGTGGGGATATGTCCCCGGCTCCTCTGTTTTGAGAGGGGAAAACATATTAGTATTTATAACACTTACATTATATGGTAAGTGAAGTAGGCTGTGACATGTTTTCGTTCAAGTCCCTCTATTGGTTTGACAATCTCTTTCATGACAACAAGCTGTGTGCAAATATTTTTCTTCTCAGGATGCCTGTGGTTTAAGTCTCCAGCACTTTGAGAAGTACTGTGGACTTAGCAAGATGGATACCACGTACCACCTGCCACTCAATGTCTACGTGATAGTGCTGGGCATCGGCCTGTTCGTCTTCATGCTCAGCCTCATCTTCTGCTGCTACCTCTTCAGGTATGTAGGGTCATCACTAGTTGGAACAGCCACAAAATGATGAACCCTGCCTATTTCTACCATTTAACCTCTgaatttaaacctaaccctaacattaaccacactgctaaccttatgcctaaacCCAAACTTAAagtaagaccaaaaagcacatttttgtgcTCATTAATTTTTACGATATAGtgcattttgactttgtggctgtgccaccTATTGGAAACTGTAGGGCTGCTGGCCGGTTGCCATCGCAATCAGGATATTAACATGTAGACTTATCCACATGGAGGCTTCACTTATTATGCTTCAAGAGCCTTTCTTTAATGACGTATTATCATATTATAGGCCTAAGatattatttatatacagtacaagtcaaaagtttggacaaacctactaaaattgtagaataatagtgaagacatcaaaactatgaaataacacgtatggaatcatgttgtaaccaaaaaagtgttaaacaaatcaaaatatattttatatgtgagattcttcaaagtagccacccttgactgctactgtatattaCATTATGTTGGTGTCTGACATTGTTAATGCATCAGTTGTTATATTCTACATTTTAACAAAGCACCATGCAATGTAAGCAAGAAATACCAAGTCTGACATACAGTGCCTGTCTAggtcaagggttgtgaatactttgaGGGCACTGTATAAGATAGGCCATTGGAATACCCTGCATTTTAAAGTGATGCTACAGAGGTTTTGTATAATTGTGCCcaattgtgtactatgtcatccatTTCGTGTACGTTATCCACCCCCAAATAAGAAATGTTATGAATTCCAATTCACACAATGTTTCAAttttgtaaatcaaatcaaagtttgtttgTCAACTTAATTGCTTAAGTTCCCAGACTCCATCTTTAAACACGGCCATTTTGTATTTGTCTCTTTGTAGGTTGAAACAGCAAGGGACGAGGGAGCAGTTCAGCTACAATGAGGTAGGCCTTTCTCTACACGAGCACATGTAGCACTGGGGTCTGACCAGGgttcaactactactacagtatttCACACTGTCTGTTGTCGTGCGTTGAAACACAACGCCTACTCTTTATAGTTAACCTTCATTACATCAACCCTGGATTTGTACCAATACCGGTGTGTGTCAAGTAGCTCACTCTAACACATGTACAAACTGCTTTTTATTTTTCTCAATAGGTGGTTCTTAAAGGGGCAGGCAAGAAGCTGAGCCTTCTAGGAGTAAGTCGTGTTATTCCGTGTGACGTTTTTATTTCAATATGCAGATCGTTTGGAAAATAATGTAACATTTTCTGACCCATTTCTGTGTGGGCGATGCAATGCCTTTCATTTAACCTGGTGTCGAGTGTTTGAACTCAGATGATGTATTTAACTTCGTGCTGAGGGCGGGTTGACtcaatcattgtttttgtaaatgtgaccacacacacgcacactaacacacatttCTCTTCTTGCCCTTAAAGCAAACGTGTGCAGTATGTTTGGAAGAGTTTCGGACCAGAGATGAGCTAGCCGTGTGTCCGTGTTCGCACGCATTTCACAAGAAGTGAGTTAACCGTCAGGCTCGCCTTATAGACAGAGCTCACAAAATGTCAACACGTCTGTGGTCATCATGACGTTCCAGAGGCAGCTGAAACTAACATGATTACATCATAAATCCTTCTGGTTCCATCCCCCCTTTCCTTGAAGTTAACATCCTTGTCAGATCAATGATTAGCTCATGGAAGAAAGGAATGAAGGACAGACAGAATAAATGAAGGATGCATCTCGATAATATTTAAACAGGTTATGCACTTTGAGGAAAATCGGTCTATTTTGTGTGTCCCATCCAGGTGCCTGCTGAAGTGGCTGGAGATCCGTAGCGTGTGCCCCATGTGTAATAAACCCATCCTCAGGCTCCACCCAGACCCCACACAGGGAACTGAGGGGCCCCAGGACCCAGAGGAGGTGTGAAGGACCCACAGGGGCCACCACGACCGCCATACGCACCTGTACACATTTACACAGAATTGATGGTCATTTTATGGGCATCACAGAGTCGATTGTATTCTTAAAGTGGCTTCCATGGTGTTAGTCTTTGACTGAGCATTAATCAATATGGCTGGGGTTTGGGTACTGTATATGGATGTTGATTACACCCGTCCAGGCCTTTCAGATCGTCAAGAAAGTCAACGATGACCGAGGGGGCAGGGCGCAAGAGAGTGTTTCAGGATCGGGCCCTACTAGTTTAGCAATGGAACCTAAAAACAACATAACTCTAACCTTGAGGGATGTGGTGTTTGGAATTTGGCCATACTAGCATGCCAATGGGGCTTCCTGCAAGAAATGAAGGATAGGGTCAGGTGCAGCAGGTCAGTTTGGGATTGGGCCCTCCTAGCTTAGCAGTGGAGCTTCATAAAGCTGCCGTCTAGCCTCCCCCTTTAGATCAGGGAGAATGAGTAAAGGCCATACGGACACTCCTGACCCAAATATTCATTTTGCAGGTCAGCAGCGTACTAATAGTATCTCCAGTGAGAATGAGAGGAAAGTGACATAGGAACGGGAGCCACTTTAGAATATCGAGTTCTCCCCCAGTCATTGGACGATGCCTGGTACAATACTGCCAGAAACAGCCAATCACAAACGACACGTCAGGCATTCTGAGAAGGTCATTGGTCAAGTATCAGGATTGATGTAAATGGATACCTCTTATACCTCAGGGGTGTTACAATACAAGCCAGCACAAACATGCCATTCAATACCATGTGCCACACACAGAACATGTCCAATACTGCCAACTCCAACCTAGGTAACACGATACTGAGGTCGTCAAAACATTGGTCACGTTCCAGGCCGACTACATTGCAGTCGCGCTGCACACAGCAACAAATGGTTCTGCGCCACGTCATCGACTGAGCAAATGCGGTTAGCTGACATGTTAAACACTTATCCAGGCGTGGAGATCCGGCAAGAGACTGCAATGTAGTCGGTCTGGAACGCAGCCATTGAGATCTGGCAAGTGACTGCAAAGTAGTTGGTCTGGAACGCGGCCAAAGGCTGGAATCACAAAACCAGTCCAATACCAACATCACAGCAGCTCTCTGATGTACAGAACTATATATCCAGGAGTGTgtcagaaatggcaccctattccttacacagTGCACTTacctttgaccagaaccctatgcaggccctggtcaaaagtagtgtactatatagggaatagggtgccatttctgacACAAACCAGGTCTATAACCTCGAAGACTGATAGACAGCTAGTCTTgcctgtatgtatgtacgtaatGTTGTGACCCCCCCCATCTTGTAATTTTGTACCGTTTGTTGCTTTTAAATAAAATATGTATCATCTCTGTGGTGCATCTTCTGTAGATGATTATTAGATGATATATAAGACATCAGTTTAGGTTATTTACTGTCATTTATTTCATTACAAAATGATAGTCATTCTATTCCGTCAGGTCAGCATGCTTTCTCATCCATACATACAAAAAGTTCATTTAGTTTAAATGATGCTATTTATACAAAATGGGTCAAAAAGACTAGGTAGAATGACCTCCCACATTCCCAAGTCCATATCATGTGTGACATGTCACCATTTGAAAGCTTTCAAGAAATTAACAAATGTCTTCACCGAATATCCATCAACACTATCCAATAGCagggtgtgtatctgtgtgtgtgtgtatcgagGCTGTTATGACACTCAGGTCAGGCTTCCCCCTTGAGCACTTTGCCAGTTTGCTTCTTTTCCCACAGTTGCACAACAGCTGTTGGAAAATCCCCAaaacatgatgtgtgtgtgtgtgtgtgtgtctatctggcGGCCTCTGTCCCTTTAGATTCCACGTACTCCAGAGCCTTGTCCTTGACAGCCTGGATGCTCTCTGGCGTGCCGCTCTTCTTCTCATACTCCAGGTAACGCTTGAAGAAGAACTTGATCCTCTTCACCGCCACACTCAGGTGGATCACACGGTCAAACACAGCCCTGAACACAGGAAACAGGATGTTAGACCAGGTCACATGACAGGAAACACCTTGCCACCAATGacggtgcattcagaaattattcagacccctcgactttttgtacattttgttacgttacagcctcattctaaaatgaaataaaaatgcctcaatctacacacattacccgataatgacaatgttcgcaaatgtataaaataaaaaatgaaatatcacatttacataagtattcagactctttactcagtactttgttgaaccatctttggcagcgattacagcctcgagccttcttgggtatgattctacaagcttggcacacctttatttggggagtatCTCCT
This genomic stretch from Oncorhynchus clarkii lewisi isolate Uvic-CL-2024 chromosome 13, UVic_Ocla_1.0, whole genome shotgun sequence harbors:
- the LOC139424521 gene encoding RING finger protein 122-like, with translation MDTTYHLPLNVYVIVLGIGLFVFMLSLIFCCYLFRLKQQGTREQFSYNEVVLKGAGKKLSLLGQTCAVCLEEFRTRDELAVCPCSHAFHKKCLLKWLEIRSVCPMCNKPILRLHPDPTQGTEGPQDPEEV